The nucleotide window CTCGGGACCCCGAGTGGTCGACCTTCAAGGGCTGGAATACATCTCGAGCCTCGGCCTGGGCGTGCTTCTCAAGACCCAGAAGCGGCTGATGAGCTCGGGCTCGGCTCTCAGGCTCGTCAACGCGAGCCCGCACATTCGCGACGTATTCCGCTACGCCGGCTTCGATCGGGTCTTCGAGATCGAATCCCTGCCCTCCGAGTAACCCACGGTCCGGAAGGTAGGCCAGAATCGTAGTCCTCTCGACATTCGTCGAATGTTCGTCTCGGGCGCCCACCTATTTTCACGGCTTTACCGGCCCGACCGTCCGTGAGACAGTGCCAACGATCCGAGGAACGGATCCGCCAACCTTTCGGGTGCCCGCGTGTACTTATGACGAGCGAGCGCAGCGACCAGGATCTCGTAGGGGAGTGCCGGAATGGCGATGATCGAGCCTTCGACGCGTTGTTCAGCCGGTACGAGCGGCCGATCTTCAACACGATCCTCAGGATGGTGCGGCACCGCGACGACGCGCAGGATCTCACCCAGACGGTCTTCGTCAAGGCGTACGAGCAGCTATCGTCCTACGATCCGCGGTTCAAGTTCTATAGTTGGATCTACAGGATCGCGGTCAACGAGTCGATCAACCACCTCCGAGGGCGAGGTCGGTACGAACCCCTCGACGGCGAGTGGCCATCGGACCGCGTCGGTCCCGAGGACGCCCTCGCGGCGGCGGAGCTCGGCCGTGGGGTCCAGGACGCGATGATGACTCTGTCCCCGGACCACCGTGCCGCCATCGTGCTGAAGCACTTCGTGGGGTGCTCCTACCAGGACATCGCCGAGATCCTGGGAATCCGGGAGAAGGTGGTGAAATCCAGGTTATTCACGGCTCGGAGGATCCTCCGGGACGTCCTTGTCGCGCGGGGGATCGTCCGATGAGGGCGACGCCGCGGTGGATCGTCCTCGCGCATGCGGAGATCGACGGCGTCGCCTCCCCGGAGGAGAGGACGGAGCTCGAGCGGCACCTCGCCGCGAAACCGGAGGCGCGCGCCGAGTTCGAGTCCCTGCGGCGGCTCGCGGAGACCTTGGCGCGGGTGGAGGCTGCCGAGCCTCCGAGCGATCTCCGCGCGAACGTCATGCGCTCGGTGCGGGCCTCGGCGGCGAGGGAGCGGCCCCCGCGCGGCCGACGTGCGTGGCACTTCGAATGGGCACGTTTGAGGACGATGATGATGGGACGAGAGTCGAGACACGCCTTCCCTTACGAGGGGGGCGAAGGGGAGGGGAAGATGGCACAGGGCACGATCGGAAAGCAGCGAGGTATCCGGATCGCGATCGTCGGCGCGGCGGCAGTCGTCGTGGCGGCGCTGGTCGTATATCTCGGGGGAATCTATCCGCCGAGGCACGAGGACGTGGTAGGGACCATCGGTGCGGCCGACCGGCACGTCACCGAGCAGATCGGTAGCGCGGACGTCC belongs to Terriglobia bacterium and includes:
- a CDS encoding STAS domain-containing protein, whose translation is MFDIRDGAHGEIVLIGRFDASQASKAELFMDGVSGPRVVDLQGLEYISSLGLGVLLKTQKRLMSSGSALRLVNASPHIRDVFRYAGFDRVFEIESLPSE
- a CDS encoding sigma-70 family RNA polymerase sigma factor; translated protein: MTSERSDQDLVGECRNGDDRAFDALFSRYERPIFNTILRMVRHRDDAQDLTQTVFVKAYEQLSSYDPRFKFYSWIYRIAVNESINHLRGRGRYEPLDGEWPSDRVGPEDALAAAELGRGVQDAMMTLSPDHRAAIVLKHFVGCSYQDIAEILGIREKVVKSRLFTARRILRDVLVARGIVR